In Terriglobus sp. TAA 43, a single window of DNA contains:
- the recN gene encoding DNA repair protein RecN — translation MLLELRAENYAVIDHAVATFGSGLNLLTGETGAGKSILVDALALLMGGRAASDVVRHGAEKAVVSCVFEATAGAEAILEANGIDVESTEILLRREVNASGKGRVFLNNQPATVAVLRQLAPELALVHSQAETMGAFDQAQQRGLLDRFAGVNTNAGLGKDLVIDLRERLKSHKGLDVAQAGENIRTAYALWRDAREELDRLSADEQERLRMVDLWIFQRSEIADANIASAEEDDQLEAEKRVLANAEKLYTAAMNAQEVLYENEASAESSLAAAQKHLEELARYDPSFTEAATQIANARAAVADISETARHYAENINASPERLAEIEDRLAALDRLKRKYGKTLGDVIAYGEDVSAKLNEVENREALIEQAKKTLAECEHIYTCVAQDLTETRTASARKLEKLAEQQINDLAMQVRFRVEVAPQKEQSFWTAMGWDHVECLIATNAGEPLKPLEEIASGGEMSRVMLALKVSVEEGGADRTKRRIPLPRTLVFDEIDIGIGGRAAEAVGAKLKALSKHQQVLCVTHLPQIAAFADQHFLVEKSEKEGRTRTQIRQMKDEERTGEIARMISGATVTETSLKHAEQMLKASR, via the coding sequence ATGCTCCTTGAGCTGCGAGCGGAAAACTATGCTGTCATCGACCACGCTGTCGCCACCTTCGGCAGCGGCCTGAACCTGCTCACCGGCGAAACCGGCGCGGGTAAATCCATCCTCGTCGACGCTCTCGCCCTTCTTATGGGCGGTCGCGCAGCCAGCGATGTGGTGCGTCACGGCGCCGAAAAGGCTGTCGTCTCCTGTGTCTTTGAAGCGACCGCCGGGGCCGAGGCCATCCTCGAAGCCAACGGTATCGACGTCGAAAGCACTGAGATTCTTCTTCGTCGCGAAGTGAATGCATCCGGCAAGGGCCGCGTCTTCCTCAACAATCAGCCCGCCACGGTTGCAGTTCTCCGTCAGCTCGCACCGGAACTCGCACTGGTGCACTCGCAGGCCGAAACCATGGGCGCATTCGATCAGGCACAGCAACGCGGCCTGCTCGATCGCTTTGCTGGTGTGAATACCAATGCAGGCCTGGGCAAAGATCTCGTCATCGATCTGCGTGAACGACTCAAATCGCATAAGGGACTTGACGTTGCGCAGGCAGGCGAAAACATCCGCACCGCATACGCCCTATGGCGCGATGCTCGTGAAGAACTCGACCGTCTCTCTGCCGATGAGCAGGAACGCCTCCGCATGGTCGATCTGTGGATCTTTCAGCGCAGCGAAATCGCAGACGCCAACATCGCATCCGCGGAAGAAGACGATCAGCTCGAAGCAGAGAAGCGTGTCTTGGCCAACGCGGAGAAGCTCTACACCGCAGCGATGAACGCGCAGGAAGTTCTCTACGAGAACGAAGCCAGCGCTGAATCCTCGCTCGCGGCTGCACAGAAGCATCTCGAAGAACTCGCGCGTTACGACCCATCATTCACTGAGGCCGCAACACAGATTGCCAACGCCCGTGCCGCTGTTGCCGACATCAGCGAAACCGCCCGTCATTATGCGGAAAACATCAATGCGTCACCGGAGCGTCTCGCGGAGATTGAAGACCGTCTCGCCGCGCTCGATCGCCTGAAGCGCAAGTACGGCAAGACGCTCGGCGATGTCATCGCGTATGGCGAAGATGTCTCCGCAAAGCTGAACGAAGTAGAGAATCGCGAAGCGCTCATCGAGCAGGCGAAGAAGACGCTAGCCGAATGCGAACACATCTACACCTGCGTCGCGCAGGACCTTACCGAGACACGCACTGCCTCTGCGCGCAAACTGGAAAAACTCGCCGAGCAGCAGATCAACGACCTTGCGATGCAGGTACGCTTCCGGGTCGAAGTCGCTCCGCAAAAAGAACAGAGCTTCTGGACAGCCATGGGCTGGGATCACGTCGAATGCCTGATCGCGACCAACGCCGGTGAACCTCTCAAGCCCCTCGAAGAGATTGCTTCCGGCGGCGAAATGAGCCGCGTCATGCTGGCCCTGAAGGTTTCCGTGGAAGAGGGTGGGGCAGACCGCACCAAGCGTCGCATCCCGCTGCCGCGTACCCTCGTCTTCGACGAAATCGACATCGGTATCGGCGGCCGCGCCGCAGAAGCGGTCGGTGCCAAGCTGAAGGCCCTGTCGAAGCATCAGCAGGTGCTCTGCGTCACCCACCTGCCCCAGATCGCCGCCTTCGCCGATCAGCACTTCCTCGTTGAGAAGTCGGAAAAGGAAGGCCGCACCCGCACCCAGATCCGCCAGATGAAGGACGAAGAGCGCACCGGCGAAATCGCCCGCATGATCTCCGGAGCCACCGTCACGGAGACCAGTCTGAAGCACGCGGAACAAATGCTTAAAGCCAGTCGCTGA
- a CDS encoding MotA/TolQ/ExbB proton channel family protein, with translation MSLLLTLLLQDSTPVNAATAPPDAANSSALVEMLHNSGPVALTVLALLLVLSIVSWTIMLTKWGSFRRARSKGQQFLRAFRKSSRLSEIATVADTYKPSPLVNVFSEIVEEYQRQTGGRGFPRNPVAVERAAQIASSEAMTDLESQLTWLATIAAVAPFIGLLGTVMGIVDAFHGLGTQGAATLRAVAPGISEALITTAAGLVVAIPAVVGYNQLTASVKDFAARMDDFGRELLNALENAAAAAPQTGQDDPRRRISQTN, from the coding sequence ATGAGTCTTCTTCTGACACTTCTCCTGCAGGACAGCACACCGGTTAACGCGGCGACTGCACCACCCGATGCCGCAAACTCTTCCGCATTGGTGGAAATGCTGCACAACAGTGGCCCGGTGGCGCTGACGGTGCTGGCGCTGCTGCTGGTTCTGTCGATTGTTTCGTGGACCATCATGCTGACCAAGTGGGGTTCGTTCCGGCGTGCACGCTCCAAGGGGCAGCAGTTTCTACGGGCATTTCGCAAATCATCGCGCCTGAGCGAGATTGCCACTGTGGCCGATACGTACAAGCCTTCTCCTCTGGTGAATGTGTTTTCAGAGATTGTGGAGGAGTATCAGCGACAGACCGGTGGTCGTGGATTCCCGCGCAATCCTGTTGCCGTGGAACGCGCCGCGCAGATTGCAAGCAGCGAGGCGATGACCGATCTTGAATCGCAGTTGACGTGGCTGGCGACGATTGCGGCGGTGGCTCCGTTTATCGGATTGCTGGGTACCGTGATGGGCATTGTGGATGCGTTTCATGGCCTGGGGACGCAGGGTGCCGCGACATTGCGCGCCGTTGCTCCGGGTATCAGCGAAGCGCTGATCACGACGGCTGCTGGCCTTGTGGTGGCTATCCCTGCAGTCGTTGGCTACAACCAGTTGACTGCAAGCGTGAAGGATTTCGCAGCGCGCATGGATGACTTTGGTCGCGAACTTTTGAATGCGCTGGAGAATGCCGCAGCGGCCGCTCCGCAGACGGGGCAAGACGATCCGCGCCGCCGCATCTCGCAGACCAACTAA
- a CDS encoding biopolymer transporter ExbD: protein MAFSSSGGRTRSSLAEINITPLVDVVLVLLLIFMLTAPVLQSGIEVAVPQTRTVNQLTDERTVVTIDHEQRVYLQDKPVNLAELPSLLRTKGDPSKKVIYLRADQKVPFGAFASVMDAVKQAGITNISIVTRPIEK from the coding sequence ATGGCATTTTCCAGTAGCGGCGGACGCACACGCTCTTCGCTTGCAGAGATCAACATCACACCACTGGTGGACGTGGTGCTGGTGTTGCTGCTGATTTTCATGCTGACGGCACCGGTGTTGCAGAGCGGCATTGAAGTGGCGGTGCCGCAGACACGCACGGTAAATCAGCTTACGGACGAACGCACCGTGGTGACGATTGACCATGAACAGCGCGTCTACCTGCAGGACAAGCCGGTGAACCTGGCAGAGTTGCCGAGCCTGCTGCGCACCAAGGGTGATCCGTCAAAGAAGGTGATCTACCTGCGCGCGGACCAGAAGGTTCCATTTGGTGCGTTTGCTTCTGTGATGGATGCGGTGAAGCAGGCGGGGATTACGAACATCAGCATTGTGACAAGGCCGATTGAGAAATAA
- a CDS encoding TonB family protein, whose protein sequence is MPVTMEPTRMQERTKQNFVVSLVLHGVVIGGVLAAGYVFRNHGEKWGDKADITGAVQATMVNSLPLPPRVQPKEDNVLASENPSEAPPPPTPAAEPPPKPTDIPIPVKQPDKKTPPKVAEKPAPVPPQKPQPTKPQPDKATSGETAGLKMAMTSVENRAGTSATNVSDSAFGERYAYYVRQLTQRVAQQWYTQTLDSGAVGHRVWISFRVNRDGSPSNIQIAKPSGDATLDASAMRALQRIDTFGPLPDSYSGSYINVQYYFDPKGN, encoded by the coding sequence ATGCCCGTAACGATGGAGCCAACCCGGATGCAGGAGCGCACGAAGCAAAACTTCGTGGTGTCGCTGGTGCTGCATGGCGTGGTGATTGGCGGTGTGCTGGCTGCGGGATACGTTTTTCGCAATCACGGAGAGAAGTGGGGCGATAAAGCTGACATTACAGGTGCGGTGCAGGCGACGATGGTGAATTCCCTGCCGCTGCCGCCGCGTGTTCAGCCGAAGGAAGACAATGTGCTGGCGAGCGAGAATCCAAGTGAAGCTCCTCCGCCGCCGACGCCTGCTGCAGAACCTCCACCGAAGCCCACGGATATTCCCATTCCGGTGAAACAACCGGACAAAAAGACTCCACCGAAGGTTGCAGAGAAGCCTGCACCTGTACCGCCGCAGAAGCCGCAGCCCACAAAGCCGCAGCCGGACAAAGCAACTTCTGGTGAGACTGCCGGGCTGAAGATGGCGATGACGTCTGTCGAAAATCGTGCGGGCACATCGGCCACAAACGTGTCGGATTCCGCATTTGGCGAGCGTTATGCGTATTACGTCCGGCAACTGACGCAGCGGGTGGCGCAGCAGTGGTACACGCAAACGCTCGACAGCGGTGCTGTGGGACATCGCGTGTGGATCAGTTTTCGTGTGAATCGTGATGGCTCGCCATCGAACATCCAGATTGCGAAACCGAGTGGTGATGCCACTCTGGATGCGAGCGCCATGCGGGCCTTGCAACGCATTGACACGTTTGGACCTCTGCCGGACAGCTACAGCGGTTCGTACATCAACGTGCAGTATTACTTTGATCCGAAGGGCAATTAA
- a CDS encoding PD40 domain-containing protein, with protein MVNRTRLNLVKMAAVAAVVLLGSAALHAQDNVFTGTNTGADRIRIATANFRAGSADAGSLKQIFDSVLFNDLQNAGVFDLVSKSLQPQSMPGTPQEMRLDEWTATPVSAAYVAFGSLSVANNRVVVNAYVDDTHNAQYPQVLGKQYTEAGDENGARTIAHKLADEIILRLGGGIPGIAESKIYFVRAGGGTKEIWAMDYDGANAHAVTHLGTISLSPRVSPDNSRIALSSLGKDGFQIRMYSLLLNRPINFPSGGGTNLSPAWASNGQLAYSSSRTGDPEIYVTDANGGGARRVTNSRGPDVSPTWNPKTGSQIAFISGRSGLPQVYIMDADGAGVQRMTDGGYATSVSWSPNGQFLAFAWDRKYGPGAPGGQDIYVMEIASKRWIQLTNGIGRCDFPSWSPDGRHIVFAVGSGARAEVWTMLADGTAKHKLAGTGSDMPNWSFR; from the coding sequence ATGGTGAATCGCACACGTTTGAATCTCGTAAAGATGGCTGCTGTCGCGGCAGTGGTGTTGTTGGGCTCCGCGGCGCTGCATGCGCAGGATAATGTCTTCACCGGAACGAACACGGGTGCAGACCGCATCCGCATTGCCACGGCAAACTTTCGCGCGGGTTCTGCCGATGCTGGCAGCCTGAAACAAATTTTTGATTCCGTGCTGTTCAACGACCTGCAAAACGCGGGTGTGTTCGATCTTGTGTCGAAGAGTCTGCAGCCGCAATCCATGCCTGGCACTCCGCAGGAGATGCGCCTGGATGAGTGGACCGCTACGCCGGTCAGTGCGGCTTATGTTGCGTTTGGTTCGTTGAGCGTTGCAAACAATCGCGTGGTGGTGAACGCCTACGTGGATGACACGCACAACGCGCAGTATCCGCAGGTGCTGGGCAAACAGTACACCGAAGCTGGTGACGAGAATGGTGCACGCACCATTGCACACAAGCTGGCGGATGAGATCATTCTGCGCCTGGGTGGCGGCATCCCCGGCATTGCAGAGAGCAAGATTTATTTTGTGCGCGCGGGTGGCGGCACCAAAGAAATCTGGGCGATGGATTACGACGGCGCGAATGCTCATGCAGTAACGCACCTGGGCACCATTTCACTTTCGCCGCGTGTTTCGCCGGACAATTCGCGCATTGCGCTTTCGTCTCTGGGCAAGGACGGATTTCAAATCCGGATGTATTCGCTGCTGCTGAATCGTCCGATCAACTTCCCTTCTGGTGGCGGAACAAATCTTTCTCCGGCGTGGGCGTCGAACGGTCAGCTTGCGTATTCCTCTTCGCGCACGGGTGATCCTGAGATTTACGTCACGGATGCCAATGGCGGTGGAGCGCGTCGCGTGACGAACTCGCGCGGACCGGATGTTTCGCCGACATGGAATCCCAAGACGGGATCGCAGATTGCGTTCATCAGCGGTCGCAGTGGATTGCCGCAGGTGTATATCATGGACGCGGATGGCGCTGGTGTGCAGCGCATGACCGATGGTGGATACGCCACGTCAGTTTCGTGGTCTCCCAATGGACAATTCCTGGCCTTTGCATGGGACCGCAAGTACGGTCCGGGCGCGCCAGGAGGACAAGACATTTACGTGATGGAGATTGCCAGCAAGCGCTGGATCCAGCTCACGAACGGCATAGGCCGCTGCGACTTCCCCTCATGGTCGCCGGATGGCCGTCACATCGTTTTTGCCGTGGGCTCTGGCGCACGCGCAGAAGTTTGGACCATGCTGGCTGATGGTACTGCGAAGCACAAACTTGCAGGCACCGGAAGCGACATGCCCAATTGGAGTTTTCGCTGA
- a CDS encoding OmpA family protein, protein MMRLQTTRTKSIVTTAMAAMLLLAGCHKKQSAPPPYTAPPAAAPAAAPTATLTAEPATIDLGQSVVLTWHTSNATSVSIDGVGPVNLNGTTNVTPSNSTNFHLVATGDGGTADANFRVTVRVPAAPVAGTSSDLPDDAAFHAAVPDIFYDYDSYDLNPAGHTAAQQASTYLNQHPNIKLLIGGYCDERGSAEYNLALGENRANAAKTALVNAGVSASRIRVISYGKEKQFCTEQNESCWQQNRRAQFNIDR, encoded by the coding sequence ATGATGAGATTGCAAACAACCCGCACCAAATCAATCGTGACAACTGCGATGGCCGCGATGCTGCTGCTGGCAGGCTGCCATAAGAAGCAGAGCGCGCCGCCGCCGTATACCGCACCGCCGGCTGCTGCACCTGCTGCTGCGCCAACAGCTACGCTGACCGCAGAGCCTGCGACGATCGACCTGGGCCAGTCTGTTGTTCTGACCTGGCACACTTCGAACGCGACGTCGGTTTCGATTGATGGTGTTGGACCGGTCAACCTGAACGGAACGACGAACGTGACGCCGTCAAACTCGACGAACTTCCACCTGGTGGCAACGGGCGATGGTGGCACTGCGGATGCGAACTTCCGCGTGACCGTACGTGTCCCCGCGGCTCCGGTTGCAGGTACATCGTCGGATCTGCCGGATGATGCTGCGTTCCACGCTGCCGTGCCGGACATTTTCTATGACTACGACAGCTACGATCTGAACCCCGCAGGCCACACCGCGGCGCAGCAGGCTTCCACGTACCTGAACCAGCATCCCAACATCAAGCTGCTGATTGGCGGCTACTGCGACGAGCGTGGTTCGGCTGAGTACAACCTGGCGCTGGGCGAGAACCGTGCGAACGCAGCGAAGACCGCGCTGGTGAATGCAGGCGTGTCGGCTAGCCGCATCCGCGTGATCTCCTACGGTAAGGAAAAGCAGTTCTGCACCGAACAGAATGAATCGTGCTGGCAGCAGAATCGCCGCGCACAGTTCAACATCGACCGGTAA
- a CDS encoding tol-pal system YbgF family protein yields the protein MHRTLRIVPATLALAAVLFTAPTPAFAANKDMVELQTQVRALQDAIARLQQSNDERMGVMKDLIQQTTDAVNKMAQTMDGVQRQMRAQSESTGKNVEQLSGQMQSLNDSLDELKARLGRVEKSIGDVQSQQQSISAKLDSGGGGAASGGAPMTTDTPAPSGSPAAPIVRNGKPSAAIPATAAPALPTAPSAPPVEDLYRTAFSDYNGAKYTLASAEFNDVIKYYPDSNLAGNAYFYLGEIDYKAGRFSAAAKNYDKVAEQYPGNQKTAVSQLRKGESLLAMKQTDAGVRELRSLIQRYPNTQEATAARSKLNALGVTVVPRTR from the coding sequence ATGCACCGCACACTTCGCATTGTGCCCGCTACGCTTGCACTTGCCGCTGTCCTGTTCACTGCCCCGACTCCCGCCTTTGCTGCAAACAAAGACATGGTGGAGTTGCAGACACAGGTCCGCGCGCTGCAGGACGCTATTGCACGCCTGCAACAGTCCAACGACGAACGCATGGGCGTGATGAAAGATTTGATTCAGCAGACCACCGACGCCGTGAACAAGATGGCGCAGACGATGGATGGTGTGCAGCGCCAGATGCGCGCGCAGAGCGAAAGCACGGGCAAGAACGTGGAACAGCTCTCCGGGCAGATGCAGTCGCTGAATGACTCGCTGGATGAGTTGAAGGCTCGCCTTGGCCGCGTTGAGAAGAGCATTGGCGATGTGCAGAGCCAGCAGCAGAGCATCAGCGCGAAGCTGGATTCGGGTGGTGGTGGAGCTGCCAGCGGTGGCGCACCCATGACGACCGATACTCCCGCTCCGAGCGGTAGCCCGGCTGCGCCGATCGTGCGTAATGGCAAGCCTTCTGCGGCGATCCCCGCAACAGCAGCGCCTGCGCTACCTACGGCACCTTCTGCCCCGCCGGTGGAAGATCTGTATCGCACGGCCTTCAGTGACTACAACGGCGCGAAGTACACGCTGGCGTCGGCCGAGTTCAACGATGTGATCAAGTACTACCCCGACTCGAACCTGGCGGGCAATGCCTACTTCTACCTGGGCGAGATTGATTACAAGGCCGGTCGTTTCTCCGCAGCCGCGAAGAACTACGACAAGGTAGCGGAACAGTATCCGGGGAATCAGAAGACTGCCGTTTCCCAGCTTCGCAAGGGCGAGTCGTTGCTGGCGATGAAGCAGACGGATGCGGGTGTGCGTGAACTGCGTTCGCTGATCCAGCGTTATCCCAACACGCAGGAAGCCACTGCCGCACGCAGCAAGCTGAATGCGCTGGGTGTGACGGTGGTTCCGCGGACCCGGTAA
- a CDS encoding dihydrodipicolinate synthase family protein — protein sequence MLFEGVHVPLATPFYPDGRLNLRKLEHNVRRYSLTPNSGLIALGPNSETASLSTDERIQVLKTVGAEAAKEKVLTAGIGLPSVYESIQLAAAAAAARFDVVLLAAPVEYSQMLWNDSSATTALLTYFQTIADASPLPVLLHSDADRVALPIELIAQLASHPNIIGVLEQSTHVSRVTQIREVSANVKHTATTTITFTAATGRMLAVEQPEVVVAGTFVSATALTGGTAVATAPPVPALKTRTREVGFQVLWGATADADAALRAGSVALAMPIATSVPQAAFEVWAAWKDGNPRLLEEKQGRLARAEQGIASWDTPSIKAASELSGYFGGRPRLPLLSVTANRAEEIASLLRGMNS from the coding sequence ATGCTGTTTGAAGGCGTTCACGTCCCGCTCGCAACTCCGTTTTATCCCGATGGCCGGCTCAACCTCCGCAAACTGGAACACAACGTACGCCGCTATTCGCTTACGCCAAACAGTGGACTGATCGCGCTTGGCCCCAATAGCGAGACGGCATCGCTCTCAACGGACGAACGCATCCAGGTGCTGAAGACCGTCGGTGCAGAGGCTGCGAAGGAGAAAGTTCTCACCGCAGGCATTGGTCTCCCCAGCGTGTACGAGTCCATCCAGCTTGCCGCAGCCGCCGCAGCCGCACGCTTTGACGTCGTGCTGCTCGCCGCACCCGTGGAGTACTCCCAAATGCTCTGGAACGACAGCAGCGCCACCACGGCCCTCCTGACGTACTTCCAGACCATCGCTGACGCTTCGCCGCTGCCAGTCCTTCTGCACTCCGATGCGGACCGCGTTGCGCTACCCATCGAACTCATCGCGCAACTCGCCTCACACCCCAACATCATCGGCGTGCTGGAGCAATCGACGCACGTCAGCCGCGTGACACAGATCCGCGAAGTTTCCGCAAACGTGAAGCACACAGCCACCACCACCATCACCTTCACAGCAGCTACCGGCCGCATGCTCGCTGTCGAGCAGCCAGAAGTCGTGGTCGCGGGGACTTTCGTCAGCGCCACAGCGCTCACAGGCGGAACTGCTGTAGCCACCGCTCCTCCGGTGCCTGCACTGAAAACACGTACCCGCGAAGTTGGTTTCCAGGTTCTCTGGGGTGCAACAGCGGATGCAGACGCCGCGCTCCGCGCAGGTTCGGTTGCGCTCGCCATGCCCATCGCTACATCCGTACCGCAGGCTGCCTTTGAAGTATGGGCTGCATGGAAAGACGGCAACCCTCGTCTGCTCGAAGAAAAGCAGGGCAGGCTCGCCCGCGCAGAGCAGGGCATTGCGTCGTGGGACACACCATCCATCAAGGCTGCCAGCGAACTCTCCGGCTACTTCGGTGGCCGTCCCCGACTCCCGCTTCTGTCCGTAACGGCAAACCGCGCAGAAGAGATTGCTTCTCTCCTGCGGGGCATGAACTCGTAA